In the Mytilus trossulus isolate FHL-02 chromosome 1, PNRI_Mtr1.1.1.hap1, whole genome shotgun sequence genome, one interval contains:
- the LOC134707087 gene encoding uncharacterized protein LOC134707087, protein MFNQPSTSNGQNSFPYMSMLMNNNDHQFQQDIQVPPIRQSLETAYNWPISSHTSSFCESGTSFEPLIEQVISDDEKEDTDDQSQCHKCCDQLKYLKKEIKELKKDVEKLKKKSKKNQSSDLKDADIDNNHQENNMVNGYTKDEIEITVRSRSDVTQAVKATMPMVFNEDELRSCSLLGQKKITKTDDPRPGLDETKRSFLEDLIAKAYTVAIKEVRGKMRDRLKMFARK, encoded by the exons atgtttaaccagcCAAGTACATCAAATGGACAGAACTCCTTTCCATACATGAGTATGCTCATGAACAACAATGACCATCAATTTCAGCAGGACATACAAGTACCACCAATTAGACAAAGCCTAGAGACTGCATATAATTGGCCAATCTCCAGCCATACCAGTTCCTTCTGTGAAAGTGGGACTTCTTTTGAACCTTTGATAGAACAGGTCATAAGTGATGATGAGAAGGAAGATACTGATGATCAAAGTCAATGTCACAAATGCTGTGACCaacttaaatatttaaaaaaagaaataaaagaactGAAAAAGGACGttgaaaaactaaaaaagaaGTCTAAG aaaaaccAATCTTCTGACCTTAAAGATGCAGATATAGATAACAACCATCAAGAGAACAATATGGTTAATGGATATACAAAg gatgaaattgaaataacagTCAGATCCAGATCTGATGTGACACAGGCTGTTAAGGCAACAATGCCAATGGTTTTCAATGAAGATGAATTGAGGAGTTGCAGCCTattaggccaaaaaaaaattacaaaaacagatGACCCAAGACCTGGCCTTGATGAAACCAAAAGAAGTTTCTTAGAAG atttaaTAGCCAAGGCCTATACTGTGGCAATAAAGGAAGTAAGAGGGAAAATGAGGGACAGGCTCAAGATGTTTGCCAGGAAATAG